A single Lactuca sativa cultivar Salinas chromosome 8, Lsat_Salinas_v11, whole genome shotgun sequence DNA region contains:
- the LOC111916945 gene encoding uncharacterized protein LOC111916945 has product MKLGKQQEHQRSTTSIRSKAAHFVSDLTTVLLNPISDKPSSNFSPRSGDVSNEPRRNTQQCNQEEDVLVLADGPDTSSFTAFLYSFLSPGRSENESEYSECNDNQVVTRYRNDTSSPNVSKENNGKKGLFSKGKQSLGKALSQAARFSGYRSHASGKVNIESKIDDMKETSSQFDTNDGVPVQNVIASFPSDKLPKMSEPSQLMTENTRSDLYVALPVLSQGKKWVLLYSTWRHGICLSILYRRSNLCPGLSLLVMSCLQ; this is encoded by the exons ATGAAACTGGGAAAGCAACAAGAACATCAGCGTTCAACAACATCAATAAGAAGTAAGGCGGCCCATTTTGTGTCTGATCTTACCACCGTTCTTCTTAATCCAATATCTGATAAACCCTCATCGAATTTCTCTCCTCGTTCT GGCGATGTGAGTAATGAACCACGTAGAAACACACAACAATGTAATCAAGAAGAAGATGTTCTAGTCTTGGCTGATGGGCCAGATACTTCCTCCTTCACCGCATTTCTCTACTCATTCTTATCACCAGGAAGATCAGAAAACGAGTCTGAATATTCAGAATGCAACGACAACCAAGTGGTAACTAGATACAGAAATGACACATCATCCCCAAACGTTTCAAAAGAAAACAATGGAAAGAAAGGTCTATTCTCTAAGGGCAAACAGTCACTCGGCAAGGCTCTTTCACAAGCTGCTAGGTTTAGTGGGTATCGATCTCATGCATCTGGGAAAGTAAACATTGAATCAAAGATTGATGACATGAAAGAAACAAGCTCTCAATTTGACACTAATGATGGGGTTCCTGTACAAAATGTGATTGCATCTTTTCCTTCTGATAAACTTCCAAAAATGTCAGAACCTTCACAACTTATGACAGAAAATACACGTTCTGATCTTTATGTTGCACTCCCTGTTCTCAGTCAAGGAAAGAAATGGGTCTTACTATACAG TACATGGAGGCATGGCATATGTCTTTCAATCTTATATAGAAGAAGCAATCTTTGCCCTGGGTTAAGTCTACTGGTAATGTCTTGTCTTCAGTAA